A window of the Bdellovibrionales bacterium genome harbors these coding sequences:
- a CDS encoding PilZ domain-containing protein, with protein sequence MSEIVKPADRIPLRLPIEFRKTYARQSEKGGLVNISITGAFLEHRTEELEINDQINIHFRVSGRERVLQATIVWKSNAGAGVRFSPDNQQDVQIIDDLMYFVKDHREKKKAVLHSIFSKV encoded by the coding sequence ATGTCTGAAATCGTTAAACCTGCTGACAGAATTCCTCTAAGACTTCCCATCGAATTTAGAAAAACCTATGCTCGCCAGTCTGAAAAAGGCGGCTTGGTCAATATTAGTATTACGGGTGCCTTCCTTGAACATAGAACGGAAGAGCTCGAAATTAATGATCAGATCAATATCCATTTTCGTGTCAGCGGCAGAGAGCGAGTTCTTCAAGCGACAATCGTTTGGAAAAGCAATGCCGGAGCCGGTGTACGTTTTTCTCCCGACAATCAACAAGACGTACAGATCATCGATGATTTGATGTACTTCGTAAAAGATCATCGTGAGAAGAAAAAAGCCGTTCTTCATAGCATCTTTAGCAAAGTTTAA
- a CDS encoding LysM peptidoglycan-binding domain-containing protein — protein sequence MFRKYLLICVMIISMVSLNGCSLFSSDEESSDEAVASSETSDESSDESSSDEESSTEEVASTSVDEEEVIDEYPDDDYGSDGSKSASASVEELPDAPIEGNQEETLFVGSEGTTTESSETSTTTEVAEATNETPAVTQTTETTTYVQDSTSESETKTWTPVKKMKKTPYQDSGSLINRLYIARSGDTMSGVANKIYGDSSKSKDLLRWNSHFRGRELNVGDKIYYASARNPADSSQILLYWEEAGVQPQMYTAAKNENFRKVSQNLLGHSRSWMEIWATNDVDDKWSLPAGSNLRYWPDGMSVPVATPVAAAQQELPPEPQAPQEQAAVPEQQLPPEPAAPSEAGFEEPPPMEEPQQVAAVEEVPPPPPPPQEPVAPPPPPPPDMMAAPAPPADGLASMMGGQDDSMMMAVLGGLLILAALILLIFIRRGRKKVKYS from the coding sequence ATGTTTAGAAAATATCTTCTGATCTGCGTGATGATCATCTCTATGGTCTCGCTCAACGGCTGTAGTTTATTCAGCTCGGATGAGGAGTCTTCAGATGAAGCAGTAGCGAGTTCAGAGACTTCCGATGAATCCAGCGATGAGAGCAGCAGCGACGAAGAGAGCAGTACTGAAGAAGTTGCTTCTACAAGTGTTGATGAAGAAGAAGTCATCGACGAATATCCAGACGACGATTACGGATCCGATGGCAGTAAGTCTGCCAGCGCATCGGTGGAAGAGCTTCCAGATGCTCCCATCGAGGGAAATCAAGAAGAGACTTTGTTTGTAGGTTCGGAAGGAACAACAACGGAGTCGTCAGAGACTTCAACAACGACTGAGGTCGCTGAAGCCACCAACGAAACTCCTGCCGTCACTCAAACAACGGAAACCACAACGTATGTTCAAGATTCAACCTCTGAATCTGAAACAAAAACTTGGACTCCCGTTAAGAAGATGAAGAAGACGCCTTATCAAGATAGTGGCTCTCTCATCAACCGACTTTACATTGCTCGGTCTGGCGATACGATGAGTGGTGTTGCCAACAAAATTTATGGCGATAGCAGTAAATCCAAAGATCTTTTACGTTGGAATAGTCATTTCCGCGGCAGAGAGCTTAATGTTGGGGATAAAATTTATTACGCATCTGCACGCAACCCTGCGGACAGCAGCCAGATTCTTTTGTATTGGGAAGAGGCTGGGGTGCAACCACAAATGTACACCGCCGCCAAAAATGAAAACTTTAGAAAAGTTTCCCAGAATCTTTTGGGTCACTCTCGCAGTTGGATGGAGATTTGGGCCACCAACGATGTGGACGACAAATGGAGTCTTCCTGCCGGTTCTAACTTAAGATACTGGCCTGATGGTATGTCTGTTCCGGTAGCTACTCCGGTGGCCGCAGCTCAACAAGAGTTGCCACCAGAGCCTCAAGCGCCTCAAGAGCAAGCCGCTGTTCCTGAGCAGCAGTTGCCACCGGAGCCCGCAGCACCTTCGGAAGCCGGCTTTGAAGAGCCACCGCCTATGGAAGAGCCGCAACAAGTGGCCGCAGTTGAGGAAGTTCCTCCTCCTCCGCCTCCACCTCAAGAACCAGTGGCGCCACCACCTCCTCCGCCGCCAGACATGATGGCAGCTCCGGCTCCTCCGGCTGATGGATTAGCATCAATGATGGGTGGTCAAGATGATTCAATGATGATGGCCGTTCTTGGAGGTCTATTGATCCTTGCAGCTCTCATCCTACTGATCTTTATCCGCCGCGGACGCAAAAAAGTAAAATACAGCTAG
- a CDS encoding DUF192 domain-containing protein yields MRLSIFSAILVLTTILSPLGLAEVKFPTKKLCFKTNKVELTVQVAETFEQRAHGLMNRPHLADTEGMLFVSEDEVFQSFWMKNTLIPLSIGFFDKNRKLLQVLDMQPPLGPVEDSQLPSYRSAQPAKYALEVSVGWFKRKNIAIGSVFEFKK; encoded by the coding sequence GTGAGGCTCTCGATTTTTTCTGCCATTTTAGTTTTAACAACAATACTGAGTCCGTTGGGGCTCGCCGAAGTGAAGTTTCCCACCAAGAAGTTGTGTTTTAAAACAAACAAAGTGGAACTGACGGTGCAGGTCGCTGAAACTTTTGAACAAAGAGCGCACGGGCTGATGAACCGTCCGCATTTAGCTGATACCGAGGGAATGTTATTCGTCTCTGAGGACGAAGTTTTTCAGTCCTTCTGGATGAAGAACACACTCATTCCACTGAGTATTGGATTCTTTGATAAAAATAGAAAACTTCTCCAAGTTCTCGATATGCAACCGCCCCTAGGTCCAGTGGAAGACAGTCAACTCCCGAGCTACCGAAGCGCCCAGCCGGCGAAGTATGCACTCGAAGTATCTGTAGGTTGGTTTAAACGAAAGAATATAGCCATTGGTTCGGTCTTCGAATTTAAAAAATAG